The genomic window TTTAAACTCTCTGATTGGGGAAACTTTAACTACGTGTTAGCTTTACTTATTTGTACACTACTCGAAAGAAGACTTTGTTTTGAATCGAGCACATAATTATGATTCTCAATGGGTTAATCTGTGTCAGCGCTTCCCAGACCTTCGCTCCCTGCAAGAATTTGCTGACAGCAGCGGGAAAATTATGTTTACGTATCCGGTGCGCACtttgtgtatgtacatacaatatatttgttgtttggttttgttttgttttgaaaacaGGAAACTTGGTCGCAAACCATCGAACGATCGCTGGCCGAAAGTACGGCTCAGTATCTATTTACGCCCACGAAGCCAGGTCAGCAATGTGTCAACATTCAGCTGAAGAAATTCGGGGAGCCCTACTACATCATGGAACGCGGCACTATTGAtcagaaaatgcaaatgctctTGGGCTCGATGGAGAGAAGTGGGAATGACACCTTCAACAGCAAGCAATTGGAGCAGGTGAGTCTATAAATAATTGTACACACATCAAACAATATCGcggaaataatatttatgacttCTGTCAGCCGAGCCACATTAATATTCCTACCATGTTTGTTATTGAATTGGGTTTAGCATCAAATTTGTGTTTATCCTAAAAGAGCTTCTACACATTCCTGAAAACTTAGCTGTCATATGaacaatttgttaatttaatttgcatttctattGCTCGCAAActaatgcatttaattatccCCCAGTATATCTACTCGGTGATCAAGAGCTACGTGCACTTGGAGAGCACAGCGAAGAACTCTGGCATCAAGGAGTGGCATGAGCTGGGCTTCAACACCACGGAGAGATCCGCCGCCACCTTTGCCAAGGGTCTGATGAGAAATCTGGGCAAGGAGCTGGAGCACACCATGCCGAATGATGCCCTGGAACGCTGGCTGCACGTCACTCCGCAGTTTCTGCAGATTTGGCGCGAGGTCTTCAGCCAGCTGTATTGTCGCCATGGTGGCAGCAAACGCAACATAAtcaaggaaatggaaattccAATCCTGCCAGCATTGTGTGGTAGGACTAGCAGTAATTCTTAAAGGAAAATCCATTAAAATTGGTTCCTTCTTTTCCAGATGCTCCGCAAAATAGTCATTATCGCCCAATCATCGAACTACCTCACGTGTTGTACATTAATGCTCAGTTGCCCCGCGAACATCGGCACAAATGGCGCTTTCTGTTCTCATCGAAAATCAACGGAGAAAGCTTCTCGACGATGCTGGGAAAAGTCCTGGACAAAGGACCCACGTTGTTCTTTATTGAGGACGAGGATCAGTACATATTTGGCGGCTACGCGTCCGAATCCTGGTCAGTGAAACCACAATTTGGCGGCGATGACAGCTCATTGCTGTACACCTTAAGCCCTGCCATGCGGTGCTTTTCGGCCACAACTTATAACAATCACTATCagtatttgaatttgaatcaGCAGACCATGCCGAATGGCCTGGTGAGTAATGTTTATGGataattgattgattgctccgctaaatgtttatattttgtatacagGGCATGGGCGGTCAGTTTGATTTTTGGGGCCTTTGGATTGACTGCAGTTTCGGCGATGGACAGAGCGTTGAAAGCTGCACTACATATCGAGACTACGTGCAATTGAGGTGAGTGTGAATTTAAGCTTAGTCATCTTTTTATACGAGAGGGAGGAATGTGGGCTGGGACTTTATGTTAGTTGGACCCATAAGTGTCTCACCCTACAGACCTCTGCCCTCTGCATTTCAACctaacattattttaaaacattatttatctCACCAAAGTAAACGAAAGCAATTCAAAATACGAAACATGGAAGTTTGGGCCGTGGGAGATTTACCAGTTAAAGATGAAGACGAAGAAGGCGAGGGTCAGGTATGTGAAATGTAACTCTATATGttagaataaatatttaatcataaTATCTTTAACCTTCAGAAACGTTCGGTGCTGGATGGCAATTTGGAAGATCGAGCAATGTTGGAAATCGCGGGCAAGAAAATGCATTCGGATGGCTTGCGTGAGCCCAGCATGGATGATTGATATTATATGAAACTTTTTGAGGAAATAGCTTGGTTATATCTTAGAGAATTTGTGAGACCATGCCTATTTTGGGTGTGCAGCTAATAATTCAATTCAGTTTCCTTAGCTTTTTGCAATCCCTATCGAACACACAGAAAAAGTCCTGCGAACAAAGGAGTATTTGTTCAATCCATTCCTATAAACGTTTTTGTTTAGCTattaatgtttatatatacaaTGTATAATGGATATAGTTTATGTAATACTGAGAGTATTGTTGTTGCGTTTTAGATCTTAAAGtgtgaaaatgaaatcatttaaatgatGTAACAGAGAAGCAAACATAATAAGCAATGTTAGTTCGTCgaatttttcccatttttatcctacgtaaataaaatgcaaaataattgctgAATTTATATCCAAGTCTTTAAAGTTAAGTGAAGGTAAAGCTGTTAATTGCTTTGATTTAATGCACATTTAAAGTTGTACAATGCAAGTTTAAATGCAATGCCCCAAAATGCTTTCAAGTCAGTTAACGATTTATAccaagatattttatttattccattGTGTGAAACATTTTTGAGAAAGTGATGAAGAAAACTTCAGTCATTActataatttcattattttggAATTTTAGGTGGGTTTTTAGCTAAGTTGTCTTATGGTTTgcataacatttaattataatatttttcctttCAATCACTAGTTTTAGATATCGACGGCATAGCCCGAAAGTGTGATCCCAGGTGCAATCTCCTCCTCTACATAGGATCCTGCCTCCTCGAAGGACCTGGCATTGCTGTCCTCGAAGCTGCGACCCACGCTGGCTGGAGATTGTCTCAAAGTTGGAGCCctctgctgctggccaaagtTCCTGGACACACCATAGTTGCCCGATGATGAGTTATAGCCCTCGTCGTCCTGGTAGCGGCGACCCGTCGATCGTAGCTTGGGCGCCTGGAACGTGTGCTGCTCACCACTGTCCGATCCCCGCCGATTGTTGAAGTCATAGGTGTTGGACTCGGATCCTCGCGGATAGTTCGTCTTGCGCAGCATGGCCTTGAAGTTGAATGGTGGATCCTCAGAGTtctgcaaattgaatttgtgaAGAATTTCCATAAGAAATTGACATGCACTTACATCTCCCTCGTTGCGAGCCATGTTCTGAAGCTCCCTGACTGGATCCGATGGTGGATACGACGATCTTTGCTGATAGTTGCGTTGCTGCTGGCTCGGATTATTGCGATAATAGTTGGACGAGGGCAttggtggcggcggcggtggcgccGCATAGCCCTTCAGGGAGTTGCGCCTGGAACCAGATCGTTGGACGCCCCAGTTCTGGTTGTTATAGTTGCTGTTGTAGCTGTTGTAGGCATTGTTATAGGCATTCATGTTCATCTGCATTTGATTTCTGCAAAAAAAACCCCAGGGTAAACACAAGTTCTAGCTTTGAGTACCTTTGCAAACCTCCTCAGCTGTTGGGGATCTCGGAAGTAGCCCTGATTGTAGATATTGTCGCTCTCGCCCATGCGATCCCAGTTGGTCTGGCAAGCCTGCTCCTTCTTATAGGCATTGTAGGTCAGGGCACACGAGGTCATCGAGGGATTGCGCTGCAGTGGGCTGTCCCACGGCTCGTCGTCCTCCATGTGCTGGGTTAGTAGCTGATTGGGGAAGGTTTGGCGGGAAATCGAGTTGGCCGGGT from Drosophila yakuba strain Tai18E2 chromosome 2L, Prin_Dyak_Tai18E2_2.1, whole genome shotgun sequence includes these protein-coding regions:
- the LOC6526956 gene encoding MTOR-associated protein MEAK7 — protein: MGNASGKRDTDNLYNSEELRMLESAYKNASGGALEKLTQDRLVETWSQTIERSLAESTAQYLFTPTKPGQQCVNIQLKKFGEPYYIMERGTIDQKMQMLLGSMERSGNDTFNSKQLEQYIYSVIKSYVHLESTAKNSGIKEWHELGFNTTERSAATFAKGLMRNLGKELEHTMPNDALERWLHVTPQFLQIWREVFSQLYCRHGGSKRNIIKEMEIPILPALCDAPQNSHYRPIIELPHVLYINAQLPREHRHKWRFLFSSKINGESFSTMLGKVLDKGPTLFFIEDEDQYIFGGYASESWSVKPQFGGDDSSLLYTLSPAMRCFSATTYNNHYQYLNLNQQTMPNGLGMGGQFDFWGLWIDCSFGDGQSVESCTTYRDYVQLSKRKQFKIRNMEVWAVGDLPVKDEDEEGEGQKRSVLDGNLEDRAMLEIAGKKMHSDGLREPSMDD